A stretch of Pseudomonadota bacterium DNA encodes these proteins:
- a CDS encoding tetratricopeptide repeat protein, with the protein MSKKPNPEKALKHAAKGDSHFQKGRYDRALKEYRRAEEIDPSLPGIYDKLNQAHDRQGSEWKMDDFARSVSWTMEGQAQRSPPIRQVHAMLTPEWREASEIAYRILAARGQEDVSADVERLVGMGEVATRALIGVLLEIRQKFEAPAEPGRGEEEGE; encoded by the coding sequence ATGTCAAAGAAGCCAAACCCTGAGAAGGCGCTCAAGCACGCGGCCAAGGGGGACTCCCACTTCCAGAAGGGCCGCTACGATCGCGCCCTGAAGGAATACCGCAGGGCGGAGGAGATCGACCCCTCCCTCCCCGGAATCTACGACAAGCTCAACCAGGCGCACGACCGGCAGGGCTCCGAGTGGAAGATGGACGACTTCGCCCGCTCGGTCTCGTGGACCATGGAGGGCCAGGCGCAGAGGAGCCCGCCGATAAGGCAGGTGCACGCGATGCTCACCCCCGAATGGCGCGAGGCCTCGGAGATCGCCTACAGGATACTCGCCGCGCGAGGGCAGGAAGATGTCAGCGCCGACGTGGAGCGGCTCGTGGGCATGGGCGAGGTCGCCACCAGGGCGCTCATCGGGGTGCTGCTCGAGATCAGGCAGAAATTCGAGGCGCCGGCGGAGCCGGGGCGCGGGGAAGAGGAAGGCGAATGA
- a CDS encoding HD domain-containing protein: protein MTLSNDDMPDCIGALAEAGGDLYEVGGPVRDRLMGRPVKDRDILCRGLPMKRICAVLRPLGTVAGVGKSFGVIKFSPRGRPGVTVDIALPRRERSTGVGHRDFDVDYDPAMPVEEDLGRRDFTVNAMALSLADSRLIDPFGGRADIERRVLRMVFPRAFEEDPLRLMRAIQFAARLGFTIEPATLKSMKEHAPLIATVSGERIGMELAKLMSAGRPSVGFDLMLECGLMEHVLPEMAAIRGIEQDKQPGDDVYSHTMRALDAARADPAVEHRGDIDLMFACLMHDVGKAKTARFHAPAGRTVFFGHQLVSKRLAMRAMERLRLAAAGVDTRRVSALIEHHMFETKASYTDRAIRRFVSKVGQDLIFMLVDLRIADNRGGKHPAGIKGVQRLRKRIAEELAKKPPFGPKDLAVDGHDLMAAGVPRGPTLGAILAALVDKVLDEPALNTRDELLALAREMMENPVVTEAAAARSQRRIGREKGTGAQDHVKEAKP, encoded by the coding sequence ATGACCCTCTCCAACGACGATATGCCGGATTGCATCGGCGCCCTGGCCGAGGCGGGCGGCGACCTCTACGAGGTCGGCGGCCCGGTCCGCGACCGCCTCATGGGCAGGCCGGTCAAGGACCGCGACATACTCTGCCGCGGCCTCCCGATGAAGAGGATATGCGCCGTGCTCAGGCCGCTGGGCACGGTCGCCGGCGTGGGCAAGTCGTTCGGCGTCATCAAGTTCTCACCCCGCGGAAGGCCGGGGGTCACAGTGGACATCGCCCTCCCGCGCCGCGAGCGCTCCACCGGCGTGGGCCACCGCGACTTCGACGTTGACTACGACCCGGCTATGCCGGTCGAGGAGGACCTGGGCCGGCGCGACTTCACCGTGAACGCCATGGCGCTCTCGCTGGCGGACTCGAGGCTGATCGACCCGTTCGGCGGGAGGGCGGACATCGAGAGGCGCGTGCTGAGGATGGTCTTCCCCAGGGCCTTCGAGGAGGACCCCTTGAGGCTCATGAGGGCAATCCAGTTCGCGGCGAGGCTCGGCTTCACGATAGAGCCCGCCACGCTCAAGTCCATGAAGGAGCACGCGCCGCTGATCGCGACCGTCTCGGGGGAGCGCATCGGAATGGAGCTCGCAAAGCTCATGTCGGCCGGCAGGCCCTCGGTCGGATTCGACCTCATGCTCGAGTGCGGCCTCATGGAGCACGTGCTGCCGGAGATGGCGGCGATCCGCGGGATAGAGCAGGACAAGCAGCCCGGCGACGACGTCTACAGCCACACGATGCGCGCGCTCGATGCGGCCAGGGCCGACCCGGCGGTGGAGCACCGCGGCGACATCGACCTGATGTTCGCATGCCTCATGCACGACGTGGGGAAGGCGAAGACCGCCCGCTTCCACGCGCCGGCGGGCCGCACGGTGTTCTTCGGCCATCAGCTCGTCTCGAAGAGGCTGGCGATGCGGGCGATGGAGAGGCTCAGGCTCGCCGCGGCGGGGGTGGACACCAGGCGCGTGAGCGCCCTCATCGAGCACCACATGTTCGAGACCAAGGCGAGCTACACGGACCGGGCGATCCGCCGCTTCGTCTCCAAGGTGGGGCAGGACCTCATTTTCATGCTCGTGGACCTGCGCATCGCGGACAACCGCGGCGGAAAGCACCCGGCGGGCATAAAGGGCGTGCAGAGGCTCAGGAAGCGCATCGCGGAGGAGCTTGCGAAAAAACCGCCGTTCGGCCCGAAGGACCTCGCGGTGGACGGCCACGATCTCATGGCCGCCGGCGTTCCCAGGGGGCCGACCCTCGGCGCGATCCTCGCCGCCCTCGTGGACAAGGTCCTCGACGAGCCGGCACTCAACACGAGGGACGAACTCCTTGCACTGGCACGGGAAATGATGGAAAATCCCGTCGTCACCGAGGCCGCGGCCGCGCGCTCACAGCGGCGAATCGGCAGGGAAAAGGGCACGGGAGCGCAAGACCATGTCAAAGAAGCCAAACCCTGA
- a CDS encoding dephospho-CoA kinase → MKNFTLIGLTGNMGTGKSTVSWMFQELGVPILDADEIAHEAIAPRSHAWRQIYERYGNAVMDKGGRIDRATLARVVFQDPAERKYLETLIHPMVRAEIERRAAALGKEGRPFVIAEVPLLIEAHWEGLFDAIVVVRCLEEQEIERCVQKFGMSREEVMLRLGAQFPLERKVAAADAVIDNDGTFEETRVQVKRLYQEMVKGTFPKR, encoded by the coding sequence ATGAAGAACTTCACGCTCATCGGGCTCACCGGCAACATGGGGACGGGAAAGAGCACCGTCTCCTGGATGTTCCAGGAGCTCGGGGTGCCGATACTCGACGCGGACGAGATCGCGCACGAGGCGATCGCACCGCGCTCGCACGCCTGGAGGCAGATCTACGAGCGCTACGGGAACGCGGTCATGGACAAGGGGGGGCGCATCGACCGCGCCACGCTGGCCAGGGTCGTCTTTCAGGACCCGGCCGAGCGGAAGTACCTCGAAACGCTCATCCACCCGATGGTCAGGGCCGAGATCGAGAGGCGCGCGGCCGCCCTCGGGAAGGAGGGCCGCCCGTTCGTCATCGCGGAGGTGCCGCTGCTCATAGAGGCGCACTGGGAGGGGCTGTTCGACGCGATCGTAGTCGTGCGCTGCCTCGAGGAGCAGGAGATCGAGCGGTGCGTTCAGAAGTTCGGCATGAGCCGCGAGGAGGTCATGCTCAGGCTCGGGGCGCAGTTCCCTCTCGAGCGCAAGGTCGCGGCGGCGGACGCGGTGATCGACAACGACGGGACGTTCGAGGAGACGCGCGTGCAGGTGAAGAGACTCTACCAGGAGATGGTGAAGGGTACGTTCCCGAAGCGATGA